In Pseudomonas sp. PDM14, a genomic segment contains:
- the yrfG gene encoding GMP/IMP nucleotidase — translation MPLLPWTEIDTVLLDMDGTLLDLHFDNHFWLEHLPQRYAELHGVSREAAEAELLPLFREHAGTLPWYCTDFWSRELRLSVRELKREVAHLIALRPDADTFLAALQRARKRVVLITNAHRDSLSLKLERIELAPYFDRLISSHDYGFPKENQQFWFALQQDFPFDPARSLFIDDSLPILRSARDFGVAHLLGVCQPDSCKPLKDTEEFAAVDDYRRLIDGL, via the coding sequence ATGCCACTGCTGCCCTGGACCGAGATCGACACCGTGCTGCTGGACATGGACGGCACCCTGCTCGACCTGCACTTCGACAACCACTTCTGGCTCGAACACCTGCCGCAGCGCTACGCCGAACTGCACGGCGTGAGCCGTGAGGCCGCCGAGGCCGAGCTGCTGCCGCTGTTCCGCGAACATGCCGGCACCCTGCCCTGGTACTGCACGGACTTCTGGAGCCGCGAACTGAGACTCTCGGTGCGCGAGCTCAAGCGCGAAGTGGCCCACCTGATCGCCCTGCGCCCGGATGCCGACACTTTCCTCGCCGCCCTGCAGCGTGCCCGCAAGCGCGTGGTGCTGATCACCAACGCGCACCGCGACTCGCTGTCGCTGAAGCTGGAGCGCATCGAACTGGCGCCCTATTTCGACCGCCTGATCAGCTCCCACGACTATGGCTTCCCCAAGGAGAACCAGCAGTTCTGGTTCGCCCTGCAGCAGGATTTCCCTTTCGACCCGGCGCGCAGCCTGTTTATCGACGACAGCCTGCCGATCCTGCGCAGCGCCCGCGATTTTGGTGTCGCCCACCTGCTCGGCGTGTGCCAGCCGGACAGCTGCAAACCGCTCAAGGACACCGAAGAGTTCGCCGCCGTGGACGACTACCGGCGCCTGATCGACGGCCTGTAA
- a CDS encoding thiazole synthase, with amino-acid sequence MSAIIDKPFTLAGRTYASRLLVGTGKYKDLEETRQAIEASGAEIVTVAVRRTNIGQNPGEPNLLDVISPERYTILPNTAGCYDADEAVRTCRLARELLDGHNLVKLEVLADQKTLFPNVIETIKAAEVLVKDGFDVMVYTSDDPIIARQLAAMGCIAVMPLAGLIGTGLGICNPYNLRIILEEATVPVLVDAGVGTASDATIAMELGCEAVLMNSAIAHAQNPVLMGEAMKHAIIAGRMAYLAGRMPKKLYASASSPLDGLIK; translated from the coding sequence ATGAGCGCCATCATCGACAAGCCATTCACCCTGGCTGGCCGCACCTATGCGTCGCGCCTGCTGGTCGGCACCGGCAAGTACAAGGATCTCGAGGAAACCCGCCAGGCCATCGAGGCCTCGGGAGCCGAGATCGTCACCGTCGCGGTGCGCCGTACCAATATCGGCCAGAACCCTGGCGAGCCGAACCTGCTCGACGTAATCTCGCCCGAGCGCTACACCATCCTGCCGAACACCGCCGGCTGCTACGACGCCGACGAGGCCGTGCGCACCTGCCGGCTCGCGCGTGAGCTGCTCGACGGCCACAACCTGGTCAAGCTGGAAGTGCTGGCCGACCAGAAGACCCTGTTCCCCAACGTCATTGAAACCATCAAGGCCGCCGAAGTGCTGGTCAAGGACGGTTTCGACGTGATGGTCTACACCAGCGACGACCCGATCATCGCCCGTCAATTGGCGGCGATGGGCTGCATCGCGGTGATGCCGCTGGCCGGCCTGATCGGCACCGGGCTGGGCATCTGCAACCCTTACAACCTGCGCATCATCCTCGAAGAAGCCACCGTGCCGGTGTTGGTCGATGCCGGCGTGGGCACTGCGTCCGATGCCACCATTGCCATGGAGCTGGGCTGCGAGGCGGTGCTGATGAACAGCGCCATCGCCCACGCGCAGAATCCGGTGCTGATGGGCGAGGCGATGAAGCACGCGATCATCGCCGGGCGCATGGCCTACCTCGCCGGGCGCATGCCGAAGAAGCTCTATGCCAGCGCGTCGTCGCCGCTGGATGGCCTGATCAAGTAA
- a CDS encoding YiiD C-terminal domain-containing protein — MSDDRRYLEQLLHQDIPLTQALGLRVQGWADGELRLGLPLEPNLNHKSSMFGGSLYCGAVLAGWGWLHLSLREAGVAGGHIVIQQGQIDYPQPVLADAVAVCAAPAAAEWERFLALYRRRGLARIKLHSRILAGGAEAVRFSGQYVLHR; from the coding sequence ATGAGCGATGACCGCCGCTACCTGGAGCAGCTGCTGCACCAGGACATCCCGCTGACCCAGGCCCTCGGCCTGCGTGTGCAGGGCTGGGCTGACGGCGAACTGCGCCTGGGATTGCCGCTGGAGCCGAACCTCAACCACAAGAGCAGCATGTTCGGCGGCAGCCTCTACTGCGGCGCGGTGCTGGCCGGTTGGGGTTGGCTGCACCTGAGCCTGCGCGAGGCGGGTGTGGCAGGTGGGCACATCGTCATCCAGCAGGGGCAGATCGACTATCCACAGCCAGTGCTGGCCGATGCCGTGGCCGTCTGCGCGGCGCCGGCAGCGGCCGAGTGGGAGCGGTTCCTGGCCCTCTATCGGCGTCGCGGGCTGGCGCGGATCAAGCTGCACAGCCGCATCCTCGCAGGTGGTGCCGAGGCGGTGCGTTTCAGCGGGCAGTACGTGCTGCACCGCTGA
- the thiS gene encoding sulfur carrier protein ThiS — MHIQLNGEPCELPDGTTVADLLERLQLTGRRVAVERNLDIVPRSQHGATVLHDGDQLEVVHAIGGG, encoded by the coding sequence ATGCATATCCAGTTGAACGGCGAACCCTGCGAACTGCCCGACGGCACGACCGTCGCGGACCTGCTCGAGCGCTTGCAGTTGACCGGGCGGCGCGTGGCGGTCGAACGCAATCTGGACATCGTGCCGCGCAGCCAGCATGGCGCGACCGTCCTGCATGACGGCGACCAGCTGGAAGTCGTCCACGCCATCGGCGGCGGCTAG
- the nudE gene encoding ADP compounds hydrolase NudE, which yields MREKPVVLAREIVASSRLFRVEELQLRFANGVERTYERLVGKGAGYGAVMIVALLDDEHAVLVEEYCGGTDAYELSLPKGLIEPGEDVLDAANRELKEEAGFGARQLELIAELSLSPGYMSQKIQVVLARDLYEERLPGDEPEPMRVDQVSLRELTSLAQHPQFTEGRALAALYLARDILSQRGEFRL from the coding sequence ATGCGTGAGAAACCCGTCGTGCTGGCCCGCGAGATCGTCGCCAGCAGCCGCCTGTTTCGCGTCGAAGAGCTGCAGTTGCGCTTCGCCAATGGCGTCGAGCGCACCTACGAGCGGCTGGTCGGCAAGGGCGCGGGCTATGGCGCAGTGATGATCGTGGCGCTGCTCGACGACGAGCACGCGGTGCTGGTCGAGGAGTACTGCGGCGGTACCGACGCCTACGAGCTGTCTCTGCCCAAGGGCCTGATCGAACCTGGCGAGGATGTGCTCGATGCCGCCAACCGCGAGCTCAAGGAAGAGGCCGGTTTTGGCGCCCGCCAGCTGGAGTTGATCGCCGAGCTGAGCCTGTCGCCTGGCTACATGAGCCAGAAGATCCAGGTGGTACTGGCCCGCGATCTGTACGAGGAGCGCCTGCCGGGCGACGAGCCCGAGCCGATGCGCGTCGACCAGGTCAGCCTGCGTGAGCTGACCAGCCTGGCCCAGCATCCGCAGTTCACTGAAGGCCGCGCCCTGGCAGCGCTGTACCTGGCGCGCGACATCCTCAGCCAGCGTGGAGAGTTTCGCCTGTGA
- the trmB gene encoding tRNA (guanosine(46)-N7)-methyltransferase TrmB: MRGIKSFVMRSGRMTEGQQRGLDNGWPKFGLQLEDGPRDFDQVFGRSAPRTFEIGFGMGHSTLEMAAAAPEQDFIGVEVHKPGVGALLNGLLTQNLSNVRVYSCDALEVLRDCVADASLDRLLLFFPDPWHKARHHKRRIVQPAFAELVRQKLKVGGVLHMATDWEPYAEYMLEVMSVAPGYRNVAVAGDYVERPQERPVTKFERRGERLGHGVWDLKFERCE, from the coding sequence CTGCGCGGCATCAAAAGTTTCGTCATGCGCTCCGGGCGCATGACCGAAGGCCAGCAGCGCGGCCTCGACAACGGCTGGCCGAAATTTGGTCTGCAGCTGGAGGATGGCCCGCGTGATTTCGACCAGGTATTCGGTCGCAGCGCGCCGCGTACCTTCGAGATCGGCTTCGGCATGGGCCACTCCACGCTGGAGATGGCTGCCGCCGCGCCGGAGCAGGATTTCATCGGCGTCGAGGTGCACAAGCCGGGTGTCGGTGCTCTGCTCAACGGCCTGCTCACGCAGAACCTGAGCAACGTGCGCGTCTACAGCTGTGACGCCCTGGAAGTGCTGCGCGATTGCGTGGCCGATGCCAGCCTCGACCGTCTGCTACTGTTCTTTCCAGATCCCTGGCACAAGGCCCGTCACCACAAGCGGCGCATCGTCCAGCCGGCGTTCGCCGAGCTGGTGCGGCAGAAGCTCAAGGTGGGTGGCGTGCTGCACATGGCCACGGACTGGGAACCCTACGCCGAGTACATGCTCGAGGTCATGAGCGTTGCGCCGGGCTACCGCAATGTCGCTGTCGCTGGCGACTACGTGGAACGTCCGCAGGAACGCCCGGTGACCAAGTTCGAGCGGCGTGGCGAGCGTCTCGGTCACGGGGTCTGGGACCTCAAGTTCGAACGCTGCGAATAA
- the cysQ gene encoding 3'(2'),5'-bisphosphate nucleotidase CysQ — protein MIHPYLNAVVALVQTAGEATLPHWRNDVAVTAKADSSPVTAADLAAHHILVAGLSALAPDIPVLSEEDSEIAFAERANWQRWWLVDPLDGTKEFIAGSEEFTVNVALIERGQVVFGVVGIPASGRCYYGGSSLGAWRVERDGEPQAIAVRIAPVDAFTVVASKRHSSPAQEALLAGLSARFGDLQLASVGSSLKFCQLAEGNADCYPRLAPTSQWDTAAAQGVLEGAGGEVLDLSGEALTYEARESYLNPSFLCLPRIAAWRTELLQLARTLD, from the coding sequence GTGATCCATCCCTACCTGAATGCCGTGGTTGCGCTGGTGCAGACCGCTGGTGAGGCCACCCTGCCGCACTGGCGCAACGACGTGGCGGTCACCGCCAAGGCCGATTCCTCGCCGGTCACCGCCGCCGACCTGGCCGCGCACCATATCCTCGTCGCCGGCCTGAGCGCGCTGGCGCCGGACATCCCGGTGCTCTCCGAGGAAGACAGCGAGATCGCCTTCGCCGAGCGGGCCAACTGGCAGCGCTGGTGGCTGGTCGACCCGCTGGACGGGACCAAGGAATTCATCGCCGGCAGCGAGGAGTTCACCGTCAACGTCGCGCTGATCGAACGCGGCCAGGTGGTGTTCGGCGTGGTCGGCATCCCGGCCAGTGGCCGCTGCTATTACGGCGGCAGCAGCCTGGGCGCCTGGCGCGTCGAGCGTGATGGCGAGCCGCAGGCCATCGCCGTGCGCATCGCGCCGGTGGATGCCTTCACCGTGGTCGCCAGCAAGCGCCACAGCAGCCCCGCGCAGGAAGCGCTGCTCGCCGGCCTCAGTGCGCGTTTCGGCGACCTGCAGCTGGCCAGCGTTGGCAGTTCGCTGAAGTTCTGCCAGCTCGCCGAAGGCAATGCCGATTGCTACCCGCGCCTGGCGCCGACCTCGCAGTGGGACACCGCGGCGGCGCAAGGCGTGCTCGAAGGCGCAGGCGGCGAGGTGCTCGACCTGAGTGGCGAGGCGCTGACCTACGAGGCGCGCGAGTCGTACCTCAACCCGTCCTTCCTCTGCCTGCCGCGCATCGCCGCCTGGCGCACCGAACTGCTGCAGCTGGCGCGCACGCTCGATTGA
- a CDS encoding DUF423 domain-containing protein produces MLRVFLSLAAFAGFTGVALGAFAAHGLKGRLSPEYLTVFQTGVHYQLVHALALFGVALLSLHLPSRLLTGAGCAFALGILLFSGSLYTLTLSGIGKLGIITPFGGVAFLAGWLCLGLAAWRAA; encoded by the coding sequence ATGCTTCGAGTGTTTCTGTCGCTGGCGGCTTTCGCCGGTTTCACCGGGGTGGCGCTTGGCGCTTTCGCCGCGCACGGGCTCAAGGGACGCCTGAGCCCGGAGTACCTGACGGTGTTCCAGACAGGCGTGCATTACCAACTGGTGCACGCGCTGGCGCTGTTCGGCGTGGCGCTGCTCAGCCTGCACCTGCCCAGCCGCCTGCTCACGGGCGCGGGTTGCGCCTTCGCCCTGGGCATCCTGCTGTTCTCCGGCAGCCTGTATACCCTGACCCTCAGCGGCATCGGCAAGCTCGGCATCATCACCCCGTTCGGTGGCGTGGCGTTTCTCGCCGGCTGGCTGTGCCTGGGCCTGGCCGCCTGGCGCGCCGCCTGA
- a CDS encoding DUF1329 domain-containing protein → MLLAAVALPAYARVDAAQAARLGQDLMPLGGERAGNAAGTIPSWEGGLSTPPANYQPGMHHPDPYATDAQLYRVDQSNAAQYKAMLAPGFQKLLEQHPDYYLRVYPTRRSAAAPQRIYDATRYNVSNASLISGGNGVEGTAAGIPFPIPQSGTEAIWNHIMRYRGEQIRMITNQAAVLNSGSYVLLKRERDVLFIYGREGMTPGELDNTLFFYKYQVTAPSKLAGSSLVVQETLDQVLAIRKAWRFSRGERRVRRLPMLAYEALQPDTNGMATADVVDAYNGAPDRYEWDLKGKQEMLMPYNSYAVHQKGVPYDQILKAKSVNPELLRYELHRVWVVEASLRKGFSHPYAKRRFYLDEDSWQILAVDLYDKNGDLISLQEAHPISYYDVPMFGSTLETIYDFKGSRYFVDGLDNNEPMYDFNVKLNKGDFTAAALRREGI, encoded by the coding sequence ATGCTGTTGGCAGCGGTCGCTCTGCCTGCCTACGCACGGGTCGATGCCGCCCAGGCTGCACGCCTCGGGCAAGACCTGATGCCGCTCGGCGGTGAGCGCGCGGGCAATGCCGCGGGCACCATTCCGTCGTGGGAGGGCGGCCTGTCGACCCCGCCGGCCAATTACCAGCCGGGCATGCACCACCCTGATCCGTATGCCACCGATGCCCAGCTCTATCGCGTCGACCAGAGCAATGCGGCGCAGTACAAGGCCATGCTGGCGCCGGGCTTCCAGAAATTGCTGGAACAGCACCCGGACTACTACCTGCGCGTCTACCCGACTCGCCGCAGCGCAGCCGCGCCGCAGCGCATCTACGATGCCACCCGCTACAACGTCAGCAATGCCTCGCTGATCTCCGGCGGTAACGGCGTGGAAGGCACCGCGGCAGGAATTCCGTTCCCGATCCCGCAGAGCGGCACCGAGGCGATCTGGAACCACATCATGCGTTACCGCGGCGAGCAGATCCGCATGATCACCAACCAGGCGGCGGTGCTCAACAGCGGTAGCTATGTGCTGCTCAAGCGCGAGCGCGACGTCCTGTTCATCTACGGTCGCGAAGGCATGACCCCCGGCGAGCTGGACAACACCCTGTTCTTCTACAAGTACCAGGTGACTGCGCCGAGCAAGCTGGCCGGTTCCTCGCTGGTGGTGCAGGAAACCCTCGACCAGGTCCTGGCGATCCGCAAGGCCTGGCGTTTCAGCCGTGGCGAGCGTCGCGTGCGGCGCCTGCCGATGCTGGCGTACGAAGCGCTGCAGCCGGACACCAACGGCATGGCCACCGCCGACGTGGTCGACGCCTACAACGGCGCACCGGACCGCTACGAGTGGGACCTCAAGGGCAAGCAGGAAATGCTCATGCCCTACAACAGCTACGCCGTGCACCAGAAGGGCGTGCCGTACGACCAGATCCTCAAGGCCAAGAGCGTCAACCCCGAGCTGCTGCGCTATGAGCTGCACCGTGTGTGGGTGGTCGAGGCCAGCTTGCGCAAGGGTTTCAGCCATCCGTATGCCAAGCGTCGCTTCTACCTCGACGAGGACAGCTGGCAGATCCTCGCCGTCGACCTGTACGACAAGAACGGCGACCTGATCAGTCTGCAGGAAGCGCACCCGATCAGCTACTACGACGTGCCGATGTTCGGCAGCACCCTGGAGACCATCTACGACTTCAAGGGCAGCCGTTACTTCGTCGACGGCCTCGACAACAACGAGCCGATGTACGACTTCAACGTCAAGCTGAACAAGGGCGACTTCACTGCCGCCGCCCTGCGCCGCGAAGGCATCTAA